The nucleotide sequence CGCACTCTCAGGCCATAGCCGCGGAGGCAAAACGGCATTTGCGGTCGCTCTAAAGAAATTTGGGTACTCCTCGGATCTAAAGATCTCAACATTGATCGGTATAGATCCAGTTGATGGAACAGGGAAAGGACAACAAACCCCTCCTCCAGTTTTGGCTTATGAACCAAACTCGTTAGACCTAGACAAAATGCCGGTACTTGTCATAGGTTCGGGGCTTGTTGAAACCGCTTGGAACTCACTGTTTCCACCATGTGCGCATCCCGGAGTGAACCACGAAGAGTTCTTCCGGGAATGTCAAAGTCCAGCGTGGCATTTCGTCGCGGAGGATTACGGGCATTTGGACATGCTTGATGATAATACAAAAGGGATTAGGGGGATGATTTTTTACTGTTTGTGTAAGAATGGTGAAAAGAGAAGGCCAATGAGGAGATTTGTTGGTGGAATTCTTGTGTCGTTTTTGAAGGCTTATTTGGAAGGAGATGACTTTGAATTGGTTAAGATCAAAGATGGGTGTCACAAGGGTCTTCCTATTAAAATTCAAGAGTTTGAGGTTACCAAGTAAACATAAGTTTTTCTTTAGGGGCTGATTTTcctattttcaatatatattatcagTTTTTGTTGCTTATGTAGTAGTTCAAACTTATGAATTATGACTCTTTTACTTAAGTGACCTCTTTATCTTTgctcatgaatttaactcgattACATTCACAAGACTAGAAGAATAAAGTttcaaaaactttaaaagaagTTCACACAGTATTTTCTATACCACAATATCcccacaagaaacaaaaacataactttCGTCCGATGTCCCAATCACCATAACTTGCAAAACGAGAATATAATGTAATTTACATATTCTTCTACTACAATGatcttacttttaaaagaaagaaaaaaaaaatagacggTTTAATTACCTTATCTCTTCCagctagaaaaagaaaaacaccaagaaaaagagagaatccaAATTAGCCCCATTAGTATCCATTTTCATTCTGACTTTACCCCAAGACTATACCTTAATTCAACATTTATGTTTCCTATCAGAAGCAATGGAAAGAAGCATGGAAACACCTTGTGTCCAAAGATCATATTCCCTTTGGCTTTTGCACTCGAATTCAATCACTCTTTTCTCAAACGTCTTAAGCCCGAAATACCTCAGATTCTCTCCACCCTCGAGCAATTCCCGACCAGGCCATGCCGGTAATCCCTTGACCAATTCCACCaccacatctatatatatagatcaataCATCACAAATTGAATTAGCGACTTAGAAACAAACTATTTTACTTATAGACCAACAACTTAAGACTAATTAATGTGAACACAAAAAGAAATGTGCAAAGCAATAACCATTAGACTAATCCATTCCTTTATTTTGCTGTGATTTGTTgaaagacaaaaagagagaacaagaCTAGTATTCTTAACtgattaattaatcttttcatGAAAGTTTGGATCTGTCTTTAACTTTACGATCTAATAGTCTCTTATACTTCAAAAACTATTCCAAAGTTAGTACCTTTTTGACCTTTTGATCTATTGGATTcccaatataaaaaaacaaagcaagagtAAGTATGAAGCAAAGCATCACTATTTCacttactctttttcttctttgtaatgGTCCCAGCAACATGTTTGCTCTTAGTCTTCAACACTACCTGCGCAATAAAGATAAAATgcacattaaaacaaaacaaatatatatttagtttagcTTCCACAACAAAGGTCGATTCACACATTAACTATACGTAACTATAATTACAAAGGTACAATTCTATATATGGTTTACCTGCTTTGTTCTATTTATGTAGATCGAAACAACTTTCCAATGAAGATCAcctgaaaaatatgaaatgaaaataatataattaactcAAGAACTACGTAACATGCATGAACTAAATTGAAACGATTAAAAGACATTAACAAACCTTTGCGGGTGCGTTTAAGCAATTCGCAACCTTTAGCTAGCAATTCTTTACTGCAAACCCCGAGGAAATTGTCCTCTGGAGCTAACTCGCCTCCTCTGTAACCACCACCGCTTCCTTTTGGTATACCCTTATCCACTGGAATCACAGCCGCGATGTTCCATACCTCCTTCAAAGCCCTCGCCTTCAATGTCGCAGCTCCTCTTAAAGCTATGCACATAACAAAAATAGGTTAACAAGAAACTAGTACTTTTAACTAATGCATGGTCGCCTAGTGGTTCTAGGCCAAAAATTTAATCttcctagaaagaaaaaaattatagctaGCCAGCGTTGTTTCAATGAGTGGCTATTCCATAGGTCATGAAAGAACTATTACACTTCTGTATGGttcataattgatttttttttaaaatacagggatcaagatttttaaaaattgtagtAAGTTAGTAACAACATATTGAAGTAACCATTTATTAACATTTCACTATTGACATGATTGCTTAATGGAAGAAACATACCTGTGGCAGCGGCGGCGGTCAAAGTCATGATATCCCCGGCAGAACGAACGTTGACAGCAGAACTGACAACGGAGGCCAAGTGCTCACGATCAGCTCCCATAATCTCTGCCGCTTCCACACACTGCGCCGCCACCAAAGTGGCGGCAGAAGCTACCGCCGAGTCATTCTTGGCCACTTTCTCGTCCGTTCCGGCACTTGACTGAGAGGCCGTGGCTGCAGCTATAGCAGCAACCGCGGCAGCAACACCAGCTACGGAGACAGCTGCATGGAGCTGTGCGTTCTGTGCACgcgtctcctctctcttcttctctcgccGGTCCTTTAGCCAACGACCAACAGTTTTAGACCCTCCTGCGGTGCCGGGGATGGCGGATGGACCACGTATGTGCCCATTAAAGGATGGGCTTATACGGTAGAATTGCTGCACAAGTATTTTAAATTACTCTaggttaaaaacttaaaaccaaatttttgGACTTAATTAAAGTTTCAACTTAATTATTTGtgtaagaaaaagtttttttaagaaaacaaatggaATTCAATTTT is from Camelina sativa cultivar DH55 chromosome 20, Cs, whole genome shotgun sequence and encodes:
- the LOC104772775 gene encoding chlorophyllase-2, chloroplastic-like gives rise to the protein MMIFYIKNAFEDGKYKTDILTLDSSSRCCKTTPSPPKQLLVATPVEEGEYPVVMLLHGYLLYNSFYSQLMSHVSSHGFILIAPQLYSIAGPDITDEIKSTAEIIHWLSVGSLNHFLPAQVIPNLSKFALSGHSRGGKTAFAVALKKFGYSSDLKISTLIGIDPVDGTGKGQQTPPPVLAYEPNSLDLDKMPVLVIGSGLVETAWNSLFPPCAHPGVNHEEFFRECQSPAWHFVAEDYGHLDMLDDNTKGIRGMIFYCLCKNGEKRRPMRRFVGGILVSFLKAYLEGDDFELVKIKDGCHKGLPIKIQEFEVTK
- the LOC104771536 gene encoding VAN3-binding protein-like, whose translation is MDKSGKTFGEQYWWRSNPAFKPPETPLDSMEFLSRTWSPSATEVSRAVVASPPLSSQPPQMRFSEIQSGSSDVTLVPENEENGVVSGNTFSFASSETSLMVMERIMAQSPEISSPRTSGRLSHSSFTDSPPISPSDIDDFKQFYRISPSFNGHIRGPSAIPGTAGGSKTVGRWLKDRREKKREETRAQNAQLHAAVSVAGVAAAVAAIAAATASQSSAGTDEKVAKNDSAVASAATLVAAQCVEAAEIMGADREHLASVVSSAVNVRSAGDIMTLTAAAATALRGAATLKARALKEVWNIAAVIPVDKGIPKGSGGGYRGGELAPEDNFLGVCSKELLAKGCELLKRTRKGDLHWKVVSIYINRTKQVVLKTKSKHVAGTITKKKKNVVVELVKGLPAWPGRELLEGGENLRYFGLKTFEKRVIEFECKSQREYDLWTQGVSMLLSIASDRKHKC